The DNA sequence CCTCGCGAGCGTCCCTTACGCCCTTGAACTCCTTTGGCTTGGGGAGATCAATCTTTGTCGTCTCCCTTATAATGGTTGGTCGAGATTTCGCCTCCTCGAACCAAACTCGAACTTCCTCAAATAGCTTTAAGGAATTCTCAAGCTTCTcttcaatttggagcatgctttctttgaaagcATCTAGTTCTCCTAACACGTGAGCCTCGAGGGTCTCCTTGTCATGTTCTATCCTTTGGAACCGCTCATCCATAGAGGATAGAACATTTTCCAACATAGAAACTCTTTCTTCTAAGAAGTTAGAGTCCTTACCTCTAGGCTCACTTGAAGAACGTACCTTCTTGCCTCCCCATTGAGAAGGAATAGTATCCCTTCCTCTTTGTGACTCAACATGCTCCATGGTGATATTTGAAGCCATACCCACAAACCACTTGTGCTCCCTCTCGAACcttgctctgataccaaattgtcaCGGCCTTGGACACACTCCAACGCTACCGTGCCGGCACTCGGACTTACTCAACCTCTTGAGCTAAGACCAAGTCAGCCTAACCCTCAATACTTAGCAAgaaagctaagaacacaagagaaCACAAGAGAAAGGAAGCTTTGGTGGAAGAACACTTTATTACTCAAGTGTTGGTTACAAATGATTCACACACCCTCATACTAACTCTTACCTCCTATTTATAGCCATCCACCTCCTCAATGGATGGTTAGGATTAAATCTAATCAATGGTCTAGATTAATCATCTAGAACCTTCTTTATAAATATCTATCATACCACTACTTTCTAAATACTTCTAGATTATTCCATACAACTCTTCATACTTTTATATCAATCCACACTCTTCTAGAATATTCTATGATCTTCTAGCATCTTCTAGATCCTTCTAGAGTATTCCAGAAACTTCTAGGACATTCTAGAACGTTCCAGAACCATCTAGAGTATTCTCAAATACTCCAGAAAACTATACAAACACTGTTAAATCTAACCTTCTAAAAATTTACCGTGACAGGTTGCTAGGGACGGATTTAGCAAAGACGAGGTCTCagaattttcaataatttttatatacatactttttatttttaaatgatAGTGGTCGATGTGATTATTGCTATCTAGTAATTGcaatatgaaaataaaaatttatttcttcaaaaaatggttaaattttaaaattaatattaaaaattataatattcataaatataaattaatttttatgtgacaataataactaaaaatcgttaaatatcaaataatttaataaattttaattattgatttcatataaaattaattatatttgagtTTTCACTTGTTCAATAACATGTAATTTCAAAGATGATAGAAAAAGCGTACCTCTTAATGAGGGAGAATTAAAGCttgtaattaataatataatgaaCTGAGAGAGTAAAAGAGGTCAAACTTAACTATATATATGagtatataaaatatacaaattaTGGAGCAATATGTATTATTAACAGTATATGTATACTTTACTAGGACTAGGAGCTGAACAAGTCAGCATTATTTTGAGAATGCATTAGGTTTAGGTATTCAATTTGGTCCACAAGCTTTGGCCAATACTTATCCATCTACGCATAAGTCCCATGGCGGGTCTTTGATATGTAAGAAGAGCATTAATGATTGATTAATGTTTAGGGGGTGAGGTGGAATGAGCAACGTGGACATAACATACACATGGATATGGATTCAAAAACAATATGTATTAATAATATTGTGCGTACTATCTAAGAAACTAATTGGATCAAGACTTGTCACTATCATGTGGATGATGTATGATGAAATTCATGTTTATGCCTTAAACCATCTTTCGTTGCTTTGAAACTTCAAAGGGTTGCCAATATTGTCTTGAATATTTCAAATTACCACCAACctttgtttattattttaatttataacaTCGAAAAATACTTGGATACAAAGATGTATGTTTTCTAAATTATATACTTTAGATCaaattgatttttcttttaaaattaatcaaaatcgCACCGCGAAAACCTTtgcttatctttatttttgttgttgacttcttatctttatttaaaaagtGACATATGTATTTATGAATGGAAGGGATATTATAGTACTATATGGCTGAAAAAACGTTTATTAAATTTCGCTGGGAATGTTTGGTTGTGGAAACTAGTAGAATCACCGTAAGTGCTATCTACCCCCTCGCCAACCTGGCAACCGGTTAGAAATGCTATAATTGTAACTTATTATTGCTTGTACTGGTAACATGTCTTGTAGGGTTTTACTCCATTCAATTTCCAATTTTTAGTCATTttgagaatttttaaaatttttccatttttatattttaataatataaaactcATGCATTTTAATCTAATCTTTATCTATATAATTAGACAACAGAATTAGTAGGCGAATAGCCAAATTCCTACCAAGGaaacacaaacaaataaaataccTAGGGTGTTCCTGAATCATATTCGACTTTTATATTCATTGTATTTATTCGAATTCGATCCAAAAATTATAGATATAGATTCGATTCGTACATTAATAAGATCGGATTGCGAATTTTATATAGATATTCGCATATCTAATCCACGTATCCGCAtattcacaaaaataaaaaaataaataagtaaatatttttttatgttttattttaactaataattattatatatgttgtattattttaatttattatttaaaaaaagtatgtttaatattatcttaagagtaaatatatttaaaagaataaaaaaaaatttattgatatttttttaatttatttttttgaaccAAAAGAGCTCAACACATTGAAGTAGAGCAAGTAGAAAGAAAGAACATATAAACACAAGACACTAAACACAATAAAAGGTATACTCCGTTGTCATCTTCGAcattgccatcaacaaccaAACGGATCAACACCGCCCCAaactctgtagctcaagaacGATAAAAAACGATCTAGTGTGTTACGAAAAACTCTATTGTTCTGTTCCAATCAGATATTTTATACAATTGCAAAGAAGCCTATCAACCACTTCTTTTGCTGAGACTTACAACTTGGTACTCCAATCCAGCTCTTAAAAAATTCTTTAACAGTCCCCGATATAGTCCAGTCTCTACCAGCACATGTTAGTCCAATCTtgatattttttcaataaaaataaatttttaaaaatatttttgtgttttgcaAATATATCAATGAGTAGATTGGATCaaatctaaatttaaaaattgtggATATTAGATTCGATCTAATCCGATTATTTTAGTACGAATCGGATCAAAATTTTGCCCATATCAAATTTAATCTGATCAAAGTTCACCCCTAAAATACCCTTAACTAATTTTTTGAGAAAGTTATTTCACTGTGTAATAACTTAGTGTGCCTACTATACATTGCTACCCCTGACTAGGCTTAATTAGTAGTAGTATTTGGTATGGTATATGGATGGATTGATGGATATATATGAAGGTGTGACAGAAGTATAGTGTTATTATAACTCACCCAAAGTAAATAATTGATCATATATAATTCATAAGGGTATAACCAAGCACAAGAAATAGTAAAGAGATGGAGAAAAAAGAAACTGCAGCAGCATCTCCTATGGGAATGGGAGGAGTATCTAGCATGGACGAAGAGGTAGCATGCAACTCCACCACCATGCGTGCTTCTGAGACCTGCCTCCGTCTTCTTTCCGTTCCTCTATGCATCTCTGCATTACTCCTTATGCTTAAAAACTCTCAACAAAATGAATATGGATCCGTCGCCTACACTGATATTGCAGCTTTCAGGTACACACTTACAGcatcacaaaaaaataataatactagAATTCGCGCGCCTAAAAAATATACGAAGAAAACACTTACATATATCATAATTGTTGAGATCTGAATGTGTTGTATTTTGCAGGTATTTGGTGAATGTGAATGGCATATGTGCAGGTTACTCACTGCTTTCAGCACTATTCATTGCTGCTATGCCTCGCCATTATTCCACTATATCTCGTGCTTGGACTTTCTTCTTCCTTGACCAGGTAGGTCGTACTTTTTgcttttgttcttgttcttgtgATTATGTTATAcaaatgaattatgttttgaattaaaCAGGTGGTAACATACATGATTGTGGTGGGTGGAGCCATGTCAACGGAGGTGCTGTACCTGGCCGAGTATGGAGGCGCTGCAACAACATGGAGCTCTGCATGTGGCTCTTTTGGTAGATTCTGTCACAAGCTCACAGCATCCATAGCCATCACATATGCTTCTCTAGGTTGCTATGTGTTGCTGTCACTCATGTCTTCCTACAAACTATTCACCAACTATGATGCACCACCTATAAGAAGCCCCATTACTGCCATTCACATTGTGGCTTTCCATGCCTCGCCcaattaatttaattcatgtgTTCGTTATTTCATGTAGTATCGAGTATGTGCCAGTCAATAAGCAAATAACTTGTTACATATCCAACTCTTCCTAGGAATAAATAACAATCAAAAGTTATTATCAAATCTTATATAACtcttgttcataccctggcccaacgctaagggcccaggtccaaccaaaaggcctgatccaatagattaagcctagcaaagcaccGACCTCCAcctaagaagtcggtgtcaaccacgacttaGTGTAAAGAAGTCGGATATGAGATTAGCTGGtggataaacactcattcaaatgagtaaccgcccctaaaatctctctaaccacttcccaaagccatatcttaacctccccaagataatgggacggttaatatcctaaagatacggcactacaccagcggtggttattggctcaccactataagtacactgacacctaTCAGGTATTTCTAGGCCCAATACTCTccagacctgctcacactcttgctaacttaagcatcggagtgtctttgcaggtaccaccccccccATTCATTCGCGCgcgcaagtcggacggagcctcccgagtggCTGATCCATCCGGGGTCCTCCTCCTTCATACATTTGGGCCACTCAACGCCATCCATTGCAtttatctccggttacccaccgtaacattggcgccgttgccggggacccgagagatcacccattgatggcggacagatcccacgaagaaggccatgcggaaacagattctgaacaagagaatctaGGCATGGGTAATAACGATGAAGACCTGGCCCTACACCAGGAGGATAATAATCAACACAGAGAGGGTACCTCCGGAGTGAAGAACCCGAAGGTAAATTCCTCAGATGGGCGAGAATCGGAAAAAGGCGGACCATCCCATGTAGCTGAATTAATAGGATTAGTCCATAGCCGCCTGGAACAATTGGAGCAAGAGCGGGAGAAGCAGAAGGAAACCGAAAAGTACctcaaagaggagatggaacggcgaaaagagttagaaagaaaactcttgcagCTAGAGTCCTCCCTCAAGAGTCACAACTCCCGCGACGAACAAGAAGATCAACTCTCGGGGGGagaagatcctttcagcgaggacataatgaggacaaaagttccgagaaactttaaaagccctgatatggacctctacgatggAACCACAGACCCGAAGCATCACttaagcaacttcaaaagtcggatgtatctagctgatgcctccgacgctacgagatgcaaagctttcccgaccactttatcgaaagcagcgatgaagtggttcgatagcctccccccgagaTCAATCACTAGCTtcgaagacctctcaaggaagtttttgatgaggttctcaattcagaaagataaagtaaaacatgcaccgagcctcttgggaataaaacaggaggtcggagagtctttacgagcctatatggaaaggttcaataaggcatgtttggagatccaagacctgcccacagaagcagtcataatggggttagtcaatggacttagagaaggtcccttttcacagtccatatctaaaaggcaCCCCGTCTCTCTAAgcgatgtacaagaaagggcggaaaagtacatcaatatggaagagaatgcaaagttaagagacctgagttggtGACCTGGACCCCCTCCCTCATCTAAAGAGAGGGAAAGGAaagccaagaaaaaggaagagctcggtctcgagaggcccagaaaatatcactcttatactcctctcaaaacctctatagtggatgtatacagagagatttgccacactgaaaggttgccaccccctagacctattaaaaacaaaaaagggggaagccgcggcgactactgcgagtaccataaaatatatggtcactccaccaacgattgttacgacctcaaaaatgtgatagaaaagctggctagagaaggtcggcttgatagatatctcatggaaaggtcggACACTCACGGGaaaagaaagcgagatgatatggatagaagagatCCACCACCGCAGACTCCAGAGAGACATATTCATATGATCTCGGGAGGATTTGTGGGAGGGGGCCTCActaaatcctctcgcaaaagacatctcaaaagagtctatcaAGTCGAAGAAGAGACACCCGACTTCCCCACTAtctcattcacaaaagaagatgggcaagggataattcccgggcatgatgatcccgtggtgataactatgatcctagccaatgcccatctccacagaaccctagtagaccagggaagctcggcagacatccttttcaagcccgctttcgacaagctagggttagatgaaaaagagttgagagcctaccccgacaccctatatggATTGGGGGACACGCCGATAAAACCACTAggatttttaccccttcacactacttttggaagaggggaaaaatcaaggactctgagcatagacttcatagtcattgatgaagggtcagcctataatgccttaatcggcagaactacccttaatcgcctcagagcagtggtatccactccccacctttgcatgaaattcccgaccccagcgggaatagcaacggtgaggggagaccaaaaattggcaagaaagtgctacaacgaaagcctaaatctgagaggaaagggcaaagaagtccacaccatagagttAGGCGGCACAAGGaccagagaagagctgcgaccccaaccgggaggaaaaaccgaggagatacaagtcggagaggaggaaggaaaaaacacttacataggagccaacctaggggaaaccctaaaacaaagGTTGGGTGAACTCCTGAGAGTTAAttctgacctcttcgcatggaaggcttccgacatgcccgggattgatcccgagctcatgtcccacaaactctcggtttacccagggtcccgacctgtgcaacaaagaagacgcaagctcggcccggaacgagccctaatagtagaagagcaagtacaggcgctcctggaagccggctttattagagaggtcaaatacccaacatggctagccaatgtagtgctagtcaaaaaacagaatggtaaatggagaatgtgcgtcgactataccgacttgaataaggcatgtcctaaggacccttatcccctaccaagtattgataccctggtggactctagctcggggtatcaatacttatcattcatggacgcctactcgggatataaccaaatcccgatgtacgagcccgaccaagaaaaaacatcTTTCATCACACCAAAGGCAAACTATTGCTatgtggtcatgccattcggattaaagaatgcaggagccacataccaacggttgatgaataaagtgtttttcCCCCACCTAGGGAGCttaatggaagtatacgtcgacgacatgctagtaaagaccaaggaagaagtcgacctcttaaccgacttctcacaagtctttgacactataaggttgcatgggataaggctaaatcctgcaaagtgcgccttcgcggtcgaggcagggaaatttctagggttcatgctaacacaaaggggaattgaggccaatcccgataaATGCAGAGCCGTCTtagaaatgaagagcccgacttgcttgagagaggttcaa is a window from the Arachis stenosperma cultivar V10309 chromosome 3, arast.V10309.gnm1.PFL2, whole genome shotgun sequence genome containing:
- the LOC130967079 gene encoding CASP-like protein 2A2; translated protein: MEKKETAAASPMGMGGVSSMDEEVACNSTTMRASETCLRLLSVPLCISALLLMLKNSQQNEYGSVAYTDIAAFRYLVNVNGICAGYSLLSALFIAAMPRHYSTISRAWTFFFLDQVVTYMIVVGGAMSTEVLYLAEYGGAATTWSSACGSFGRFCHKLTASIAITYASLGCYVLLSLMSSYKLFTNYDAPPIRSPITAIHIVAFHASPN